From a region of the Eriocheir sinensis breed Jianghai 21 chromosome 25, ASM2467909v1, whole genome shotgun sequence genome:
- the LOC127003628 gene encoding myb-like protein X, producing the protein MAVRASDSEIARENKRKSKNESKNESKNESKIESKIEINIESKNESKNESKNESKIESKIESKIESKNESKNESKNESKIESKIESKIESKNESKNESKIESKIESKIESKNESKNESKIESQIESKIERKNESKNESKNESKIESKIETRTRARLRTRTRNESKNESKNESKIENNNESKNDSKNESKFENENESKNESKNESKIESKNESRNESKNESKIESKKESKNESKKDSKIENKNESKNESKNESKNESKIESKIESKIESETENKFESEIESKIESKSVKQKREQERKKE; encoded by the exons atggcagtgAGAGCCAGTGACAGTGAGATagcgagagaaaacaagagaaagagcaagaacgAGAGCAAGAACGAAAGCAAGAACGAGAGCAAGATTGAGAGCAAGATTGAGATTAATATTGAGAGCAAGAACGAGAGCAAGAACGAAAGCAAGAACGAGAGCAAGATTGAGAGCAAGATTGAGAGTAAGATTGAGAGCAAGAACGAGAGCAAGAACGAAAGCAAGAACGAGAGCAAGATTGAGAGCAAGATTGAGAGTAAGATTGAGAGCAAGAACGAGAGCAAGAACGAGAGCAAGATTGAGAGCAAGATTGAGAGTAAGATTGAGAGCAAGAACGAGAGCAAGAACGAAAGCAAGATCGAGAGCCAGATTGAGAGTAAGAttgagaggaagaacgagagcaAGAACGAGAGCAAGAACGAGAGCAAGATTGAGAGCAAGATTGAGA CAAGAACGAGAGCTAGAttgagaacaagaacgaga aacgagagcaaGAACGAGAGCAAGAACGAGAGCAAGATTGAGAACAATAACGAGAGCAAGAACGATAGCAAGAACGAGAGCAAGTttgagaacgagaacgagagcaaGAACGAGAGCAAGAACGAGAGCAAGATTGAAAGCAAGAACGAGAGCAGGAACGAGAGCAAGAACGAGAGCAAGATTGAGAgcaagaaagagagcaagaacgaGAGCAAGAAAGACAGCAAGAttgagaacaagaacgagagcaaGAACGAGAGCAAGAACGAGAGCAAAAACGAGAGCAAAATTGAGAGCAAGATTGAGAGCAAGATTGAAAGCGAGACTGAGAACAAGTTTGAAAGCGAGATTGAGAGCAAGATTGAAAGCAAGAGCGTAAAACAAAAacgagagcaagagagaaagaaagagtga